In the genome of Micromonospora sp. Llam0, the window TTCGATCACGAGCCGTACCGAATCGACGATATTGGCGATCGTTTCGCGAAACTGTTCTACAGTGACGACGAGGTAGAGGTGCTGATTGGACTCAACCTCTACGCCGAGGGCGTACTGGCGATGGAGGAGCTGTACCAGCTCGGACGGAGCCGATCCCGATACTTCTACGAGTTTGAGCGGATCGAACGGGAGGAGCGGCGACACGTCGCGTTCGGCATCACCGTGGCCAACCGCGTACTCGAGGAGAACGCTGAGGCGCGCAAGCGCGCGGTGGAACACTGCAAGTGGTATCGCGAACACCTTGAAGACTATCTCGGTGGGCAACTCAAGGAGTCCATCGGATGGGCCATGGAGGTCGGGTTCGTCTCCAACGACTACGTGGAACGCACGCGTCAGCGGTTCACCGACGTCATGTCCAAGATCGGAATTGAGGAGAACTGAACCATGTCCGGAAGCCTCTATGAGAAGGCACTCATCGAGACGGAGCCGGTCCTACAGACCGCCGTCCTGGAACACCCGTTCATCGAGCTGATCCTCAACGACGGTCTCACCGAACCCGTGTACGCCGCCTACCTCCGAGAGACATACCACCTGGTACAGCAGACGCCGTACTTCCTGTCGGCCGCCGCGTCGCGCAGCGCGGAGGGCTGGCTGCAGGACTGGTTCCTCAACCTGGCCATCGAGGAACGGCACCACGACCGCCTCTGCGTCCAGGACCTGCGCCGACTCGGCTACGACACCGACAGTTACCTCTCCGGCCTGCCGGGTCTGGGCACCTGGACCATGGTCGGGCAGAACCACTGGCTGGTGACAATGAAGGATCCGGCGGCCATCATCGGGTTCGCTGCCGCCACGGAAGGTCTCGGATCCACCCTCGGCCCCAAGGTCGCCGAAGCGATGGTTCGCTATCCATTCGCCGTACCCGCGCTGAACTTCCTCAAGGTGCACGCCGAAGAGGACCAGGAGCACATCGCGCTGGTACGCAAGGCGTTCGACCGGGCCGCCCACACACAGAGCCGGTACGACCTGATGGTGGCCACGTGGAGTTACACGCTGCGCGCGTACGGGCAGTTGTTCACCGACGCGATGCGGCCGGCATGAGTGCGGACATCGTGTCGGCGACGTGCCCGTTGCCGGCCATCGTCGACGCGATGGCCGGCAACACCTCCAGCATCCTGCGGTTCCGCCGCCGCGGCGTCCCTACCTCGGTCAGCTACGACCGCTGCTGGTTCGACGTGCATCTGCTCGCGACGGCGCTGTCCAGCCGTGGAATCGGCACCGGCACGAGGGTCGCGATCCACGGCGCGACCAGCTACGAGTGGGTACTAGCCGACCTCGCCTGTGTGCGGACTGGCGCGGTTTCGGTGGCGTTGTACGCCAGCGCACCGCCGCAGCGGGTACTCGACGCGGCGATGGAGAGCCGGTGCCGGCTGATCTTCACCGATCGGGCGGACGCCGTACCGCTGTTCCGGGCGGCCGGCCTCGACGTGCTGTTTCTCGACTCCGAGCAGGAGTCACCGGAGGGCACCGTCGGAGTGTCGACACTGCTGGACAAGATCGGTGACACAGGTCGTCGATCGGCCGCACCCCGACACGGGCCGTTCACGATCGTGTCGACCAGCGGGACGCTGGCGGAACCGAAACTCTTCGCGGTCGCGGCGGCCTCGCTAATGTTCACGATGGACCGCTTCGCCGAGATCTACGGCATCAGTGGACGCGACCGGCTCCTGCTCTACCTGCCACTGTCACACCTGCCGCAACGAATGATGCTCTACTGGGGTCTCGGCGCGGAGATGGACTTCGTCCTGTCCGACCCGGCCCACATCGTGGCCGACGGCGCCCATCAGCCTACGCTGCATGTGACCGTGCCGCGGGTCCTGGAATACTTGCACCGCCGGGTGGTCAACGCCGTGCAGCGGGCCGGCGCTGACAGTCCCGGGGCCCGGGCCGACGCCTACCGACAGGCGTTCGGTCCGGCGATTCGGTCGATCTTCGTCGGCAGCGCACCCACCGATCCGGCGCTTATGGCCGAGTTGCTCGCCGCCGGGCTACCGGTCTTCGAGGTGTACGGCACCACCGAGCTGGGGATGATCGGCCTCAACACCCCGACCCACCGCAGGCCGGGTACGGTCGGCCGACCGATCCCCTGGGGCCAGGTCCGCCTCGATCCGGACACCCGGGAGATCCAGGTTCGCACCCCTACCCCGTTCCTCTACGGCCGGCTCGTCGACGGTTATGTCGAGCCGCACCAGTGGGCGCCGGAGCGTTTCGAGCCGACCGCAGACGTCGGTGAGTACGACGACGGCTATCTCGTCGTCCGTGGCCGGCTGCGTGACTTCCTGGTGTTGAGCAGCGGCGAGAAGGTCTTCGCCCGGCCTATCGAGACCGCCGTCGAGCGGGAGTGCGGCGCCGGGATGTCCCAGCTGGTCAAGCTGGCCGACGGCCGCCTGGGCGTGCTGCTGTTCTTCGCCGATGGGGGCGACGTCGACGAAGCCGACCTCGTCGACCGACTACAGCGGGTCAGCCGGTCGCTGCATCCATGGGAACGGCCGAAGGCGTACGCGATCATCGGCAGGATGCCGACCGTGGAGGAAGGCTGCCTTACCGAAACAACCAAACCACGCCGCCATGCCATCGAGGGCGTTCATGGCCGGACAGCGCGCTGGCTGCCCCTCGGCAGTCGGAAGGCGGCACCCATTGGAACGGAGTG includes:
- a CDS encoding AMP-binding protein, giving the protein MSADIVSATCPLPAIVDAMAGNTSSILRFRRRGVPTSVSYDRCWFDVHLLATALSSRGIGTGTRVAIHGATSYEWVLADLACVRTGAVSVALYASAPPQRVLDAAMESRCRLIFTDRADAVPLFRAAGLDVLFLDSEQESPEGTVGVSTLLDKIGDTGRRSAAPRHGPFTIVSTSGTLAEPKLFAVAAASLMFTMDRFAEIYGISGRDRLLLYLPLSHLPQRMMLYWGLGAEMDFVLSDPAHIVADGAHQPTLHVTVPRVLEYLHRRVVNAVQRAGADSPGARADAYRQAFGPAIRSIFVGSAPTDPALMAELLAAGLPVFEVYGTTELGMIGLNTPTHRRPGTVGRPIPWGQVRLDPDTREIQVRTPTPFLYGRLVDGYVEPHQWAPERFEPTADVGEYDDGYLVVRGRLRDFLVLSSGEKVFARPIETAVERECGAGMSQLVKLADGRLGVLLFFADGGDVDEADLVDRLQRVSRSLHPWERPKAYAIIGRMPTVEEGCLTETTKPRRHAIEGVHGRTARWLPLGSRKAAPIGTE
- a CDS encoding iron-containing redox enzyme family protein, with protein sequence MSGSLYEKALIETEPVLQTAVLEHPFIELILNDGLTEPVYAAYLRETYHLVQQTPYFLSAAASRSAEGWLQDWFLNLAIEERHHDRLCVQDLRRLGYDTDSYLSGLPGLGTWTMVGQNHWLVTMKDPAAIIGFAAATEGLGSTLGPKVAEAMVRYPFAVPALNFLKVHAEEDQEHIALVRKAFDRAAHTQSRYDLMVATWSYTLRAYGQLFTDAMRPA